The Rhipicephalus sanguineus isolate Rsan-2018 chromosome 7, BIME_Rsan_1.4, whole genome shotgun sequence genome includes a window with the following:
- the LOC119400285 gene encoding uncharacterized protein LOC119400285, whose amino-acid sequence MSDTIRIGVEELDSDEINRRFPGVCLNVPCSAKSTCYENDRSASTSICHVFDHLSRWNYILWHVGLQLREIRRPGKLSLVRVFYRGRGGYRQRARSRDARVLFYVLLVQHRCVESLHLHDALIEGSGLGEYRECVVSALQKNTSLRTLTIGSLFGDYASIREHMFQAISTMTHLRELVVLGRSAAPPALIDAICPLIEDTTCLVTLSMPGIVLDEEGWTLLTCELMHNDTIEDLSVHVSILHSYMPNGVSIFSAFLATCMQLTSLSVQGVNLDPEKTFSDIERIVGALVLRGQLEKLRLTGFLLNAECAALLAELVSRKEGRLRSLDISGCRFWIPKSLPERRPSGEATSGEQPGHPVLTKSRCLWLQTFDHTTRVELSFLAISMAGLRPDDLQAMFNVAIAIESLQVISLRDLSRSNLIDVCRIIRETGLSGRVRLEDGYLVDSPALAELREFPEALRNVAITSVSHPSPKAFVDTVHLVCSWKQVTTLKLLLTQEVLSDVPTFHKLSKCLSTAVSLRELALIGSKRPDLDGTLKSGDPPHSVLLDVISGNTAIRALRLSGFRLGDGNLWFLVDEIVGSENLCEVSFVSWDPNENDCFLHLLADEFRENKSVTKLRLREFTDGVDEEWFIVEDIISRNTGCLTCAAHYFVGNDDSPRSEAAYEALSHTPALMRKVEELRNEGQTTGTSRSTPR is encoded by the exons ATGAGCGACACAATACGAATCGGGGTTGAAGAGCTAGATTCCGACGAAATCAACCGACGGTTTCCAGGAGTGTGCCTCAACGTTCCTTGCAGCGCGAAAAGTACATGTTACGAGAACGACCGCAGCGCTTCCACGTCCATCTGTCACGTCTTCGACCACCTGTCCCGTTGGAATTACATCCTATGGCACGTTGGCCTGCAGCTGCGAGAAATCCGTCGCCCCGGAAAGCTGTCTCTGGTACGGGTCTTCTACAGGGGTAGGGGCGGCTACAGGCAGCGAGCGCGAAGCCGCGACGCGCGGGTTCTCTTCTACGTCCTGCTGGTACAGCATAGATGCGTCGAGAGCCTACACCTTCACGACGCCCTCATCGAAGGCAGCGGACTCGGCGAGTACAGGGAGTGCGTCGTCTCGGCGCTTCAGAAAAACACGAGCCTACGGACGCTGACCATTGGCAGTCTGTTCGGCGACTACGC GAGCATTCGAGAACACATGTTCCAAGCCATTTCCACGATGACCCACCTGCGAGAACTGGTCGTCCTCGGCCGCAGTGCGGCGCCACCGGCCCTGATAGACGCCATATGTCCACTCATCGAGGACACCACATGTCTCGTCACTCTCTCGATGCCCGgcatcgtcttggacgaggaagGCTGGACGCTTCTAACGTGCGAGCTCATGCACAACGATACCATCGAGGATCTGTCCGTGCACGTCAGCATCCTGCATTCGTACATGCCGAACGGAGTTTCTATATTTTCCGCGTTTCTGGCCACTTGCATGCAGCTGACCTCTCTGAGCGTGCAAGGTGTGAACTTGGATCCAGAGAAAACATTCTCGGACATCGAGCGCATCGTCGGAGCGCTTGTCCTTCGTGGCCAGCTCGAGAAGCTCAGACTCACGGGCTTCCTGCTAAACGCAGAGTGCGCGGCTCTGCTCGCCGAACTGGTGTCTCGGAAAGAAGGACGCCTTCGAAGCCTCGACATCAGCGGCTGCCGGTTTTGGATACCCAAGTCATTGCCAGAACGCCGACCATCCGGTGAAGCTACTAGCGGCGAACAGCCGGGACACCCGGTGCTCACGAAGTCGAGATGCCTTTGGCTTCAGACATTCGACCACACTACACGAGTGGAACTCTCGTTTCTGGCCATCAGCATGGCGGGACTCAGGCCTGACGACCTGCAGGCTATGTTCAACGTCGCCATCGCCATCGAATCTCTCCAGGTCATCTCGCTGAGAGACTTGTCGCGCAGTAATCTGATTGACGTTTGCCGAATCATCCGGGAAACCGGATTAAGCGGTAGAGTTCGCCTGGAAGACGGCTACCTCGTCGACTCTCCGGCACTAGCTGAGCTTCGGGAGTTTCCGGAAGCACTGCGCAATGTGGCGATTACTTCTGTCAGCCATCCGAGTCCCAAAGCCTTCGTGGACACGGTCCACCTGGTTTGCTCCTGGAAACAGGTGACTACGCTCAAGCTCCTCTTGACGCAGGAAGTGCTGTCTGACGTCCCCACGTTTCACAAGCTGAGCAAGTGCTTGAGTACTGCTGTCTCGCTAAGGGAACTTGCGCTCATCGGTTCCAAACGGCCGGATCTCGATGGAACACTTAAATCGGGCGACCCTCCTCACAGCGTTCTTCTGGACGTGATATCTGGTAACACGGCTATTCGAGCACTGCGACTTAGCGGATTTCGTCTAGGCGACGGCAACTTGTGGTTCCTCGTCGACGAAATTGTGGGAAGCGAGAACCTGTGCGAGGTCTCTTTTGTGTCCTGGGACCCGAACGAAAACGACTGCTTCCTTCACCTCCTAGCCGACGAATTCCGTGAGAACAAGTCCGTCACCAAGTTACGACTCCGGGAATTTACGGACGGTGTGGATGAAGAGTGGTTCATCGTTGAAGACATCATCAGCCGCAACACGGGATGCCTGACGTGTGCGGCGCACTATTTCGTGGGCAATGACGACTCGCCGCGTAGCGAGGCTGCATACGAGGCTCTCAGCCACACTCCGGCCTTGATGAGAAAGGTGGAGGAGCTAAGAAACGAGGGTCAGACAACGGGTACTTCTCGAAGCACTCCGAGATAG
- the LOC119400284 gene encoding uncharacterized protein LOC119400284, with product MDHKMSIGTEQLYFDELNQRFSGLNLNVPCSAEGAAGEDGGSVPTSICHIFDRLSRWNYVLWHVGLQLRELRGPGRLSLVRVVYKGGGGCTQQTQSHHARILLHVLLVKHSCVESLDLDDVLMEGGGLGECRELVVSALRKNTTLQTLTLCSLYEYKSVCADLFGAVGTMTNLHELTVLGSGLPHSFVQDAVCPLLVSTTCLTTLSIPGIIYIEETGTRLVDALLRNETVENLSVHASIASTCLRNGFSEFSHFLANSARLTSLSVQGVYGDPNFTYPIIESIVPPLVFSGKLRKLRLWNFRLTAECAGLLAVLVSRQEGCLESLDIGGCCWSPKGWPERWFQGDLPDGEHTGEPAPTHKTCPWIRMFDSTAQVQLSFFALSFEELRLDELRVLLDRAAAVASLRNISLSGVPLNKLKKVCRVIRKAKMFGRVRIDEVYYVDSSVLAELQCYPEALSKMAITSFTEPCLKAFAGAVQLACTCFRVTQLELNLTQEFLSDVLTFRTVSEYLSTAVLLNALWLTGCDDPDLSRTLRSAGRPYSVLLEAIFKNVAIQTLRLNEMRLGEDNLRFLVDEVAASKSLCQLVFASWDPTENGMFVRLLAAKFWDNKTISYLRVLERTDCVDDEWFVIEDIIGRNTGYLTCAAHCVLRKDDSPRCTAAFGVVSGTPALMRRVEELRNKVQPPGPFRRTSGA from the exons ATGGACCACAAGATGAGCATCGGGACAGAACAGCTGTATTTCGACGAACTCAATCAACGCTTTTCGGGACTGAACCTGAACGTTCCTTGCAGTGCGGAAGGTGCTGCTGGCGAAGACGGCGGCAGCGTTCCGACGTCCATCTGTCACATCTTCGATCGTCTGTCCCGCTGGAATTACGTCCTATGGCACGTAGGCTTGCAGTTGCGAGAACTCCGTGGTCCCGGAAGACTGTCCCTGGTACGGGTCGTCTACAAGGGCGGTGGCGGCTGCACGCAGCAAACGCAAAGCCACCACGCGCGGATTCTCCTTCACGTTCTCCTGGTGAAGCACAGCTGCGTCGAGAGCCTAGACCTCGACGACGTCTTAATGGAAGGCGGTGGGCTCGGCGAGTGCCGGGAGCTTGTCGTCTCGGCTCTTCGGAAAAACACGACCCTGCAAACGTTGACCTTGTGTAGTCTCTACGAGTACAA GAGCGTTTGTGCGGACCTGTTCGGAGCCGTCGGCACGATGACGAACCTGCACGAGCTGACCGTGCTCGGCAGCGGCTTGCCGCATTCGTTCGTTCAGGACGCAGTTTGTCCGCTTCTCGTGAGCACCACGTGTCTTACCACTCTGTCGATACCGGGAATCATTTACATCGAGGAAACCGGTACGCGCCTGGTCGACGCGCTCCTGCGCAACGAAACCGTCGAGAATCTGTCAGTTCACGCCAGCATCGCGAGTACGTGTCTGCGGAACGGATTCTCCGAATTCTCTCACTTTCTTGCCAACAGCGCGCGGCTGACCTCTCTGAGCGTGCAAGGCGTGTACGGGGATCCCAACTTCACCTACCCAATTATCGAGAGCATCGTTCCCCCGCTCGTCTTTAGCGGCAAGCTCCGGAAGCTCCGACTATGGAACTTCCGGTTAACAGCGGAGTGTGCGGGTCTGCTGGCTGTTCTCGTGTCTCGACAGGAAGGGTGTCTTGAGAGTTTGGACATCGGCGGCTGCTGCTGGAGCCCCAAGGGTTGGCCGGAACGATGGTTTCAAGGTGATTTGCCCGACGGCGAGCATACAGGTGAACCCGCGCCCACGCATAAGACCTGTCCCTGGATTCGGATGTTCGATTCCACCGCACAAGTACAGCTCTCGTTCTTTGCCCTCAGCTTCGAAGAACTCAGGCTGGACGAACTGCGGGTTCTATTGGACAGAGCCGCTGCCGTCGCATCTCTAAGAAACATCTCGCTGAGCGGCGTGCCACTGAACAAACTGAAGAAAGTTTGCCGAGTCATCCGGAAGGCCAAAATGTTCGGCCGAGTCCGTATAGACGAAGTCTACTACGTCGACTCTTCGGTGTTGGCCGAACTTCAGTGCTATCCGGAGGCGTTATCTAAGATGGCGATCACGTCTTTCACGGAGCCGTGTTTGAAGGCGTTTGCAGGAGCGGTCCAGCTGGCATGCACCTGTTTTCGGGTCACCCAGCTTGAACTCAACTTGACTCAGGAATTCCTGTCCGACGTCCTGACTTTTCGCACGGTGAGCGAGTACTTGAGCACCGCCGTCTTACTGAATGCGCTCTGGCTGACCGGATGTGACGACCCGGATCTCAGCCGTACCCTACGATCGGCAGGCCGGCCTTACAGCGTACTCCTCGAGGCGATATTCAAGAACGTGGCCATCCAAACCCTACGACTGAACGAGATGCGCCTCGGTGAGGACAACTTACGTTTCCTGGTCGACGAAGTTGCCGCCAGCAAGAGCTTGTGCCAGCTCGTCTTCGCATCCTGGGACCCTACGGAAAACGGCATGTTTGTTCGGTTGCTTGCCGCCAAGTTTTGGGATAACAAGACCATCTCTTACTTGCGTGTCCTGGAACGTACGGACTGTGTAGACGATGAGTGGTTCgtcattgaagacatcatcggcCGTAATACGGGATACCTTACGTGCGCGGCGCACTGTGTATTGCGCAAGGACGACTCGCCGCGCTGCACGGCTGCCTTCGGCGTTGTCTCAGGCACTCCCGCCCTGATGCGGAGAGTGGAGGAACTAAGGAACAAGGTACAACCACCAGGCCCTTTTCGGAGAACTTCTGGAGCTTAG
- the LOC119400287 gene encoding uncharacterized protein LOC119400287, with product MSDTIRIGVEELDCDEINRLFPGVGLNVPCTAKRSGDENDRSASTSICHILDHLSRWNYILWHVGLQLRELRGPGKLSLVRVFYRGRGGSRQRARSRDARVLFHVLLVHHRCVESLHLNDALIEGSGLGEYREFVVSALGKNMSLRTLTIGSLFGDYTSIRECLFEAIATMTHLRELVVHGSSEVTPVLIDAVCALLEETTCLVTLSMPGIVLDEEGGKLLTGELIHNDTVEDLSVHVSILHSYMPNGTSIFSRFLAGCMQLTSLSVQGVHVDPEETCADIKRIIGPLVLRGQLEQLRLTDFLLNAECAALLTEVVSRREGRLRSLDISGCRWWIPKSLPERRRSGGATRGEQPGRPVVKESRCLWLQAFDYAARVELSFMALSMAGLRPDDLQALFNVAITVESLPIISLRDVSRNNLKQVCRAIRETGMSGRVRLEDSYLVDTSALAELREFPEALRNIAISSVDHPCPRAFEETVHLACSWKQVTSLKLLLTQDVLSDVPTFQKLSKCLSTAVSLRELGLLGSYRPDLDVTLKSGDPPHSVLLDVISGNTAIRALRISGLRLGDENLSFLVDRIVSSDNLSEVSFVSWDKAENDCFLHLLADEFRENKCVTQFRLRALTDDADEEWFVVEDVISRNTGCLTCAAHFVVGKDYSPRSEAAYVTFGHAPALMNKVEELTNEGRTTGTTQNTSR from the exons ATGAGCGACACAATACGAATCGGGGTTGAAGAGCTGGATTGCGATGAAATCAACCGACTGTTTCCCGGAGTGGGCCTGAACGTTCCTTGCACCGCGAAACGTAGCGGTGACGAGAACGACCGCAGCGCTTCCACATCCATCTGTCACATCCTCGACCATCTCTCCCGTTGGAATTACATCCTATGGCACGTCGGCCTGCAGCTGCGAGAACTCCGCGGTCCCGGAAAGCTGTCCCTGGTACGGGTCTTCTACAGAGGCCGAGGCGGCTCCAGGCAGCGAGCGCGAAGCCGCGACGCGCGGGTTCTCTTTCACGTCCTGCTGGTGCACCACAGATGCGTCGAGAGCCTACACCTGAACGACGCCCTCATCGAAGGCAGCGGACTTGGCGAGTACCGGGAGTTCGTCGTCTCGGCGCTTGGGAAAAACATGAGCCTACGGACGCTGACCATCGGCAGTCTGTTCGGCGACTACAC GAGCATTCGAGAATGCCTGTTCGAAGCCATCGCCACGATGACTCACCTGCGAGAGCTGGTGGTCCACGGCAGCAGTGAGGTGACGCCCGTCCTGATAGACGCCGTATGTGCGCTCCTCGAGGAAACCACGTGTCTCGTCACTCTCTCGATGCCCGGAATCGTTTTGGACGAGGAAGGCGGGAAGCTCCTAACAGGCGAGCTGATTCACAACGATACCGTCGAGGAtctgtcagtgcacgttagcaTCCTGCATTCCTACATGCCGAACGGAACTTCCATATTTTCCCGCTTTCTGGCCGGTTGCATGCAACTGACCTCGTTGAGCGTGCAAGGCGTGCACGTGGATCCAGAGGAAACGTGCGCTGACATCAAGCGAATCATCGGACCGCTTGTCCTTCGCGGCCAGCTCGAGCAGCTCCGCCTTACAGACTTCCTGCTGAACGCCGAGTGCGCTGCTCTGCTCACCGAAGTTGTGTCGCGGAGAGAAGGGCGCCTTCGCAGCCTTGACATCAGCGGCTGTCGGTGGTGGATACCCAAGTCGTTACCAGAACGCCGACGATCCGGTGGAGCTACTCGTGGTGAACAGCCGGGTCGCCCAGTGGTCAAGGAGTCGAGGTGTCTTTGGCTTCAAGCGTTCGACTACGCTGCACGAGTGGAACTGTCGTTTATGGCACTCAGCATGGCGGGACTCAGACCGGACGACTTGCAGGCTTTATTCAACGTCGCCATCACCGTCGAATCTCTCCCGATCATCTCGCTGAGAGACGTGTCACGGAACAATCTGAAGCAGGTTTGCCGAGCCATCCGGGAGACCGGAATGAGCGGTCGGGTGCGCCTAGAAGACTCTTACCTCGTCGACACTTCGGCGTTAGCCGAGCTTCGGGAATTTCCGGAAGCGCTGCGCAATATCGCCATCAGCTCTGTCGACCATCCGTGTCCGAGGGCTTTTGAAGAAACGGTCCACCTGGCGTGCTCCTGGAAGCAAGTGACTTCGCTCAAGCTCCTTTTGACGCAGGACGTCCTGTCTGACGTCCCCACGTTTCAAAAGCTGAGCAAGTGCTTGAGCACTGCTGTCTCGCTAAGGGAACTTGGGCTCCTTGGTTCCTACCGGCCGGATCTCGACGTCACACTTAAATCGGGAGACCCTCCTCACAGCGTTCTTCTGGACGTGATATCAGGTAACACGGCTATTCGAGCGCTGCGAATTAGTGGACTTCGTCTAGGTGACGAGAACTTATCGTTCCTCGTAGACAGAATTGTCAGTAGCGATAACCTGTCTGAGGTATCTTTTGTTTCCTGGGACAAGGCTGAAAACGACTGCTTTCTTCATCTCCTGGCCGACGAATTTCGCGAGAACAAGTGCGTCACCCAGTTCCGTCTCCGGGCATTAACGGACGATGCGGACGAGGAGTGGTTCGTCGTTGAAGACGTCATCAGCCGCAACACGGGATGCCTGACGTGCGCGGCACACTTTGTCGTGGGCAAAGACTACTCACCGCGCAGCGAGGCTGCATACGTGACTTTTGGCCACGCTCCTGCCTTGATGAACAAGGTGGAGGAACTAACGAATGAGGGCCGGACAACGGGTACTACTCAAAACACTTCGAGATAG